The sequence CTCCTGCTCTACCGGCTTCTGTTCTTCCGGTTTTTTTTCCTTCGGTTTCTCCTCTTCAACAATAGCAGGGGCTTCTTCGACTTCCTGTGTAATAACCTCTTCTTTTACAACTTCTTCCTGAGGTTCTGCCGGTTGTGGCCTGGGGGGAGGAGGGGTGCTGGGCGCAGGAGACTCCTCCTGGATATTGCCCATGCCAACATCGCTGCTGCCCAGATTAACTTCTACTCCTTCCTCTCCCGGTAGGGGAAGTGGAGTGGAAAGTCCCAGGAAAATCAATGCAACCAGGATGGCAATATGAAAAATTATACTGCCGGCAATGGCTTTGATCTTATTTCGTTTTTCCCTGGTCATTTTTTCGGACTGGTAGCAAGGATTAC comes from Bacteroidota bacterium and encodes:
- a CDS encoding energy transducer TonB, whose translation is MTREKRNKIKAIAGSIIFHIAILVALIFLGLSTPLPLPGEEGVEVNLGSSDVGMGNIQEESPAPSTPPPPRPQPAEPQEEVVKEEVITQEVEEAPAIVEEEKPKEKKPEEQKPVEQE